A window of Actinomycetota bacterium genomic DNA:
TCTTATAAGTTTTTCTGGAAGCTTATTAGCCTTTTTCCTGAGCTCTTCTAAAGAGATCCAATAAGCATATAAGTCCATAGCCTTATTAAAACCGTATCTTTCTATGAAATCTATGTAATATTCTGGATTATAAGTCATCATACAGACAGGTGGTGAATCGAAACCATCAATAAGTAAACCGCATTCTTCATTTGTAGAGAAGTTCATAGGACCTCTCATAGTATCCATATTCTTTTCTTCTAACCAATTTTTAACCTTATTAAGCAACAATCTTGCCACTTCATAATTTTTAATAACCTCAAAGCACCCAAAGAATCCAACTTTATCATTATAGAATTTATTATGATTGTGATTTATTATGGCTGCTATTGTTCCTAAATTTTTATCATCTTTTTTTGCAATAAAAAGTGCTATATCTGCATGTTTATAGAAAGGATTTTTGTTAGGGTTAAAAAATTGAATTCTTTCAAATTTTAGTGGAGGGACCCAGTAAGGATCATTTCTATATATATAAAATTGAAAATCAACGAAATCCTTAATATCTCTCTTACTTTTTACTTCTATTATTTCCATACTATTCACCTCTCTATAACTTATATCCAATTTTACGAAGCAATTCTTTCCTGAATTTTATGTCTTCTTTTGATTCTATTCCCTTTGATTTAGCACCATCAATGACTCCAAGTATTGCTCTACCTTTTTCAGTTTCACCAATTACTATTTCAGTTTGATTAGCTGTAGCACAGAATATTCTGCACACTTCTGGGACATTTTTAATTGCATTTAGAACATTTATAGGATAAGCATTCTCCATAAATATTATGAAA
This region includes:
- a CDS encoding adenosine-specific kinase produces the protein MELKVIKIEKPDEMNFILGQSHFIKTVEDLYEVMIGSMPNIKFGIGFCESSGPCLVRYEGNDEKLIELAKKNALNIGAGHAFIIFMENAYPINVLNAIKNVPEVCRIFCATANQTEIVIGETEKGRAILGVIDGAKSKGIESKEDIKFRKELLRKIGYKL
- a CDS encoding N-acetyltransferase; translated protein: MEIIEVKSKRDIKDFVDFQFYIYRNDPYWVPPLKFERIQFFNPNKNPFYKHADIALFIAKKDDKNLGTIAAIINHNHNKFYNDKVGFFGCFEVIKNYEVARLLLNKVKNWLEEKNMDTMRGPMNFSTNEECGLLIDGFDSPPVCMMTYNPEYYIDFIERYGFNKAMDLYAYWISLEELRKKANKLPEKLIRVVNKIKKRRNLVIRNVDMKKFDEEVERFKKIYNSAWEKNWGFVPMTDTEMEHFANGLKKFLDPEIVFIAEIDNSPVGFSLTIPDINQPLLKINGKLLPFSWIKFLWYKRKIEICRVLAMGVLEKYRKLGISAIMHYETSKKLLSKGYKGAEMSWILENNVMTNREIQAMGGEIYKTYRIYDYKLY